In Tistrella mobilis, the genomic window ATGGGGCGCCCTCAGGGTAAGATTCGACACAGAACCCCGCCACGACAGGACGAAAAGATGCCGAAGCAGCCGAATTCCGCCGCAGAAGCGGCAAGCGGCGCCATGCCGCGCCGCGATACGCCCTGGCTGATGCGCACCTATGCCGGCCACTCCTCGGCGGAGGAGAGCAACAAACTGTACCGCACCAATCTGTCGCGCGGTCAGACCGGTCTCTCCGTCGCCTTCGACCTGCCGACCCAGACCGGCTATGACGCCGACCATGTGCTCGCCAGGGGAGAGGTGGGCAAGGTGGGCGTGCCGATCTGTCATATCGGCGACATGATGACGCTCTTCGACGGCATCCCGCTTGAGCGGATGAACACCTCGATGACGATCAATGCGACCGCAGCCTGGCTGCTGTCGCTCTACATCGCCACCGCCGAGAAGCAGGGAGCGCCGCGGGCATCGCTCCAGGGCACGACCCAGAACGACATCATCAAGGAATATCTGTCGCGCGGCACCTATGTCTTCCCGCCCAAGCCCAGCCTGAACCTGATCGCCGACACCATCGCCTTCACCTACCGGGAACTGCCCAAGTGGAACCCGACCAATGTCTGCTCCTACCATCTGCAGGAAGCAGGGGCGACGCCCGAGCAGGAACTGGCCTATGCACTGGCGACGGCGGTGGCGGTGCTGGATACGGTGCGCGCCGGCGGTCAGGTGCCTGAGGCGGATCTGCCGCAGGTGGTGGGACGGATCAGCTTTTTCGTGAATGCCGGCATCCGCTTCGTCACCGAGCTTTGCAAGATGCGCGCCTTCACCGAGCTTTGGGACGAGATCACCCGCGACCGTTACGGCGTTGCGGAAGAGAAGTTCCGCCGCTTCCGCTACGGCGTGCAGGTGAACTCGCTGGGCCTGACCGAGCAGCAGCCCGAGAACAACGTCTACCGCATCCTGCTGGAAATGCTGGCGGTGGTGCTGTCCAAGAACGCCCGCGCCCGCGCCGTGCAGCTGCCGGCCTGGAACGAGGCTCTGGGCCTGCCGCGCCCCTGGGACCAGCAGTGGTCGCTGCGCCTGCAGCAGATCGTCGCCATGGAAACCGATCTTCTGGAATACGGCGATCTGTTCGACGGTTCACCGGTGGTGGCGGCCAAGGTCGAGGAGCTGAAGGCCGGCGCCCGCGCCGAACTGGCCCGGATCGAGGAGATGGGCGGCGCGGTGACCGCGGTCGAGAGCGGCTACATGAAGCAGCGGCTGGTCGAGAGCAATGCCCGCCGCGTGGCCGCGATCGAATCGGGAGAGATGGCGGTGATCGGCGTCAACAAGTTCGTCGAGACTGCGCCGTCGCCGCTGACCTCTGGCGAGGATGGCGCCATCCTGACCGTCGACCCCGGTGTCGAACGCCGACAGATCGAGAAGCTTCAGGCCCACAAGGCCGCTCGTGATGCGACAGCGGTCGAGGCGAGCCTCGCCGAACTTGCTCGTGCGGCCAAGGAAGGCCGCAATATCATGGAAAGCTCGATCGCCTGCGCCCATGCCGGCGTCACCACCGGGGAATGGGCAGAGACGCTGCGCCAGATCTTCGGCGAATACAGGGCACCCACCGGCGTCGGCGGCAGCGTGGTCGAGGTGCGTGGCGATCGCGACCGGACCGAGGCGGTGCGCGCCAAGGTCGACAGCCTGTCGGACCGCCTGGGCCGCCGGCTGAAATTCCTGGTCGGCAAGCCCGGTCTCGATGGCCATTCCAACGGTGCCGAGCAGATCGCCCTGAAGGCCCGCGACTGCGGTATGGAGGTGGTCTACGAGGGCATCCGCCTCACCCCGGCCCAGATCGTCAATGCCGCTCTTGAAGAGAGCGTTCACGTTGTGGGCCTGTCGATCCTGTCGGGCAGCCATAACGAGCTGGTCGCCGATGTCATGCGCCGCATGGCCGAAGCCGGGCTCACCGACGTGCCGGTGATCGTGGGCGGCATCATCCCCGACGAGGATGCCCGCAAGCTGAAGGCGGCCGGCGTCGCCCGGGTCTACACGCCCAAGGACTTCGAAATCACCCAGATCATGGCCGACATCGTCGACCTGGTCGACGGGCTCAGCCGCGAAGCGGCGTGATGTCCGCGAGCCACGAAAACCGGGCGGCAGACCGCCGCCCGGTTCTGATCTCGGCCTGCCTTCTGGGCAGGCCGGTTCGTTTCGACGGCCGGGGTGCCGCGCGACCGCATCCGCTGATCAACGATCTCATGGCCGAAGGCCGGCTGATCCCGCTCTGCCCCGAGATGGCGGGCGGTCTGCCGACACCACGACCGCCGGCGGAGCTCGACAGTCGCCGCCGGGTGATCGATGCAACCGGCACCGATGTCACCGCAGCGTTTTCAGCCGGTGCCCGCATCGCCGTCGAAACTGCCCTGGCCCGTGGGGTGCGCCTGGCGCTGCTCAAGGCGCGGAGCCCGTCCTGCGGGGTCGGGCGGATCCATGACGGCAGCTTCAGCGGCCGGCTGATCCCAGGCGACGGCCTGACGGCCGAGGCTCTTACCGCCGCCGGTATCGAAGTATTTGCCGACGATGATCTCGACGCCGCGGCCCGGCGGCTGGCCGAGATCGATGGCCCGAATGGTTGATCAGCCGGGGATTCACTTCGTCTCGACCGACAGACCGCCATTGCCGACCTCCACCTCGACTCCGCTCTTCTGACTCTCCTGATAATACTGATAGCCACCGACGGCGACGATCACGAGCAGAGCACCGATAATCAGATACAGAACGTTCCGGCTCATTTGTATGACCTCGTATCTTTCGGGGGCAACGAATGTCACCCGACTTCGCTTGACCACATGACGTCATGAAAGATGTATCAGGTCAATCGATCGTAACGTTACAACGGGGTCCGCCCCTGAATGAACACGGGTTATGTCATTTGATGGCGCCGGGCGATGACTTGATCCATGACATTGCCTTGGATCTGACGTCGCGTCATCGGCCGGCTTCCTGTAGCGTGGGAACCAGAGCGCCACCACTGCAGGACCCGGATCATGCTAAGGATGACGATCAACCCGCCGGTCTTCTTCGGCGCCGCTTCCATCATCCTCGCCTTTGTGGTCGCAGGGGCCGCG contains:
- a CDS encoding methylmalonyl-CoA mutase family protein, whose product is MPKQPNSAAEAASGAMPRRDTPWLMRTYAGHSSAEESNKLYRTNLSRGQTGLSVAFDLPTQTGYDADHVLARGEVGKVGVPICHIGDMMTLFDGIPLERMNTSMTINATAAWLLSLYIATAEKQGAPRASLQGTTQNDIIKEYLSRGTYVFPPKPSLNLIADTIAFTYRELPKWNPTNVCSYHLQEAGATPEQELAYALATAVAVLDTVRAGGQVPEADLPQVVGRISFFVNAGIRFVTELCKMRAFTELWDEITRDRYGVAEEKFRRFRYGVQVNSLGLTEQQPENNVYRILLEMLAVVLSKNARARAVQLPAWNEALGLPRPWDQQWSLRLQQIVAMETDLLEYGDLFDGSPVVAAKVEELKAGARAELARIEEMGGAVTAVESGYMKQRLVESNARRVAAIESGEMAVIGVNKFVETAPSPLTSGEDGAILTVDPGVERRQIEKLQAHKAARDATAVEASLAELARAAKEGRNIMESSIACAHAGVTTGEWAETLRQIFGEYRAPTGVGGSVVEVRGDRDRTEAVRAKVDSLSDRLGRRLKFLVGKPGLDGHSNGAEQIALKARDCGMEVVYEGIRLTPAQIVNAALEESVHVVGLSILSGSHNELVADVMRRMAEAGLTDVPVIVGGIIPDEDARKLKAAGVARVYTPKDFEITQIMADIVDLVDGLSREAA
- a CDS encoding DUF523 domain-containing protein yields the protein MSASHENRAADRRPVLISACLLGRPVRFDGRGAARPHPLINDLMAEGRLIPLCPEMAGGLPTPRPPAELDSRRRVIDATGTDVTAAFSAGARIAVETALARGVRLALLKARSPSCGVGRIHDGSFSGRLIPGDGLTAEALTAAGIEVFADDDLDAAARRLAEIDGPNG